From the genome of Dermacentor andersoni chromosome 3, qqDerAnde1_hic_scaffold, whole genome shotgun sequence:
TTGCACTGCCCGATCCTCCTATATTGATGTCAATATACGACGTCAAGAACACTTTGTTCTCCATTGCCCTGGTCAACTAAATTTTGTTTAGACCATTAGTGAGACACAATGCAAACGGTATCGCCTGCAGTCACACCAGTGAGAACTGCACGAGACGGACTGCGGCGTGCATCCGTGCGCTCATATTTTGAGTTAACAGTGTGAATAACACAGACAGGGTTTGGGCAGTAGTACCAAATGTATTTTCTGATTTGATGAAGTACGGATTCTTGTCATGGTTCCGTACACATATCCATCCTGCAGCTCGGGAGAACCATtcctaaaaaaaggaaaagaaaacgacaGTCACTAAAGAGGAGCGACTCAAGGATTGAAACTTGTATAAATCGCTGTAAAATAAATTTACaaagaagcagtaaaaaaattgACAAACTCAGAGTTATGCCATAAGTATGTCATATTACATACACAAGTGCTAATGAGTGAAGATGTGATCTACATCATACAGTTGACGCGTAATATCCGAGGCTCGCTTTCAATAGACACGCTGAATCATTTGCTTCTGACAATATTTTCACAGATGTTTTTTTCTAAGCAACCCTACCTTTCTACACAATGTTTTTAGTGATATATCATTATGAAAGAATATGTACTCACATTTCTTCCTGCGGAGGAGGGTGGTGTAGTCGAAGGGAGTGCCAAGACCATAGCCGTAGTTCAGGCCATAGACACCAAATCCGTGACCCAGGGCATAGCTTCCCGCGCCGTAGCCAAGGCTTCCAACACCGTAGCCGTAGACTGGGGTGGCCTGGTAGATAGCGAAAGCTGGGGCAGCGTGGGCGACGGTGGCGACAGCTGGGGCGTGGTGGACGGTGGTAGTGGCAACAGCTGGGGCAGCATGGACGGCAGTGACAGCTGGGGCAGCGGCGTAGGTGGCGACAGCTGGAGCAGCCTGGTGGTAGGTGGTCACTGCAGAcacagctggagcagcggcgaCAGTGGCGACTGGGGCAGCGGCGTAGGTGGTAGCAACAGCTGGAGCAGCAGCGACGACTGGAGCGGCCTGGGTGTAGGTGGTGACGCGGGACACAGCTGGGGCAGCAGCAACAACTGGAGCAGACTGGTAGACCCTGGTGACAGCTGGGGCGGCAGCGACAACTGGAGCAGCCTGGGTGTAGGTGGTCACGCGGGACACAGCTGGCGCAGCGGCATAAGTGGCAACAGCTGGAGCAGACTGGTACACCCGGGTGACAGCGGGAGCAGCAGCCACAACTGGAGCAGCCTGGGCATAGGTGGTCACGCGGGACACAGCTGGAGCAGCAGCAACAACTGGAGCAGACTGGTACACCCTAGTGACAGCTGGGGCAGCGGCAACGACTGGAGCAGCTTGGCTGTAGGTGGTCACGCGGGACACAGCTGGAGCGGCGGCGACAGTGGCGACAGCTGGGGCGGCAGCCACCACTGGAGCAGACTGGTAAACCCTGGTGACAGCGGGAGCAGCAGCGACAACTGGAGCAGCCTGGGTGTAGGTGGTAACGCGGGACACAGCTGGAGCAGCAGCAACAACTGGAGCAGACTGGTACACCCTAGTGACGGCTGGGGCAGCGGCGACGACTGGTGCGGCCTGGGTGTATGTGGTCACGCGGGACACAGCTGGAGCGGCGGCGACAGTGGCGACAGCTGGTGCGGCAGCCACCACTGGAGCAGACTGGTACACCCTGGTGACAGCTGGGGCGGCGGCGTAAGTGGCGACAGCTGGAGCAGCAGCCACGACTAGAGCAGCTTGGTAAGTAGTGGAGACAGTGCGAGTCACGGCTGGAGCGGAAACGGCGTAGCTGGCAGCGGGAGCCACGCCATAGCTAACGCCAGTGAGGGCGTGGCCGACACCGTAGGTTGGGAGGTAGCCAGCGAAAGCGCTGCTGGCGAGAGCCAGGAGGATGCAAGCACGAATCTGCATAGAAACGAAGCAAAAGCGTAGAATGCAGATTTTGTCGTGCTTCACGTGAAGTGCAGGTGTCCTGTTCTGACGGCGAACATTATATGACTCTATCCCTGGCCTGTAATTTACTTTCTGTGCCCGCGCAGTCGCTAGGCGGCACCGATCAACCTTCTCGCCTGGCTTGATCGTTTGTAGCTTCTGGATTGACAACGCTCATAGACGACAATTCTGCAATATTTTCCAGTCTAACTGACAACGCTCGACGGCTTGCAAAAAACGTGCAAAAGTAAGCGTAAAGGAGTGCGCAAAAAGCGCAAAAAGCGCAAAGATAGTGTTTGCACGTGTGGAAGTCTACTAAAATGCGGCAAAACCTGTCTGCCAAGACAAAGCATGGGCTGCTTTAggtgaagaaaaagaatgcgctCTCATCTACGAAGTTGACTACGAACATATCTCCTAGAAAACCTACAGATCATCCGGCCCTCCCAAGTTCACCACTGTGTTTTTACTAAACAGACTCTTAGTTGACTTTAAACCTTCACTTACTTTCTTTTATACAAAGAACTGCATTGGTCGAGAGTTCGCCCCATTTTGCACCTCGTGCAAAATGTGATTGTATAGATGGGCTTTCTCGTTCTCCGCTTTATGAGCGACTATAGCAAGATTAATGTGGCCGTGTTTCAATGTGTAATGAAAACTACGTGTACAGTATGCTGCACCTTGAAAGCGAAGACTCGTAGTTATTCTTGGAGTTAATTGAGTGTCATTCCGTCGTAAACGCGATGTCAATATTTCGTATGCGTGTGACATCGGCGAAAATTGTGCTAAGTTTGTCCACAGCGTGAATTCTTCAGGTATACAGGCCTTAATAATCGCAAGAAGTTGCGCGGGACGATATTGACAAAATTATTTCGTGTTCTACTAACCATCCTTGCTCTAATAGACAACAGGGAAGAACGACATTGCCAAGATGTTAGCACAGAAACCACTCTCAAGGATGGTTTGCAGCTGCAAATGACGGCAATATTTGTGTTTGTCTTGAACTTTTAGAACTTGATATGGTATACTTGATCAGCATGTAATATACAGCTTCAGCATGTTAAAGTGCAATGAAGCATTTCAGGATAAAGGGGAGCAATCTTATACGTGCATTCGCTTCATGTACAAATATTTTCTGGTAGACGAAATCTGAAGCAGACACTTTGCCCGGGCCAGTGTAGGTGCTGTTGAGAGCGAAGAAAATTTCGCAGGAAGAAAGTAAGGTAAATAGCGTCGTCTGCGTTATAGCATCTTAAAGCTATTTTTTGGGCTGGCACCAGCGATTGGCGGTTAGTGCCAGAATTAGATACGACGG
Proteins encoded in this window:
- the LOC129387230 gene encoding uncharacterized protein, which produces MIRACILLALASSAFAGYLPTYGVGHALTGVSYGVAPAASYAVSAPAVTRTVSTTYQAALVVAAAPAVATYAAAPAVTRVYQSAPVVAAAPAVATVAAAPAVSRVTTYTQAAPVVAAAPAVTRVYQSAPVVAAAPAVSRVTTYTQAAPVVAAAPAVTRVYQSAPVVAAAPAVATVAAAPAVSRVTTYSQAAPVVAAAPAVTRVYQSAPVVAAAPAVSRVTTYAQAAPVVAAAPAVTRVYQSAPAVATYAAAPAVSRVTTYTQAAPVVAAAPAVTRVYQSAPVVAAAPAVSRVTTYTQAAPVVAAAPAVATTYAAAPVATVAAAPAVSAVTTYHQAAPAVATYAAAPAVTAVHAAPAVATTTVHHAPAVATVAHAAPAFAIYQATPVYGYGVGSLGYGAGSYALGHGFGVYGLNYGYGLGTPFDYTTLLRRKK